The genomic segment CGGCGACGCCGTCGAAGTCCATCGCCCGCCAGATGACCGGCCGGACCTTGCCCTCGGCCATCAGCTGGTTGGCGCGCATGCACTCGTACGCGTTGGCGAAGTGCGACCCGATGATCTGCTTCTGGCGCATCCACAGGTAGCGGACGTCGAAGTCGAGGTTGTAGCCCGAGGTGGCGCCGCAGATGACGACCTTGCCGAACGGCTTGCAGACGTAGACCGAGGTCGGGAACGTCGCCTGGCCGACGTGCTCGAAGACGATGTCCGGCTGGTCGCCGAGCAGCTCCCTGACCCGCTTGAGGAACTCGCGGGATGCCTTGTAGCGAGCCTTGTCGGCGGCCGGATCGACGGCCGGGAGGTTCGCGTCGGAGCGCATCATCTCGCCGAACTCGTTGCGGTTGATGTAGTCGACGGCGCCGAGCTTCTTGATCAGCTCGCCCTTCTCGTCCGAGGAGACGACGCCGATCGCGTTGGCGCCCGCCGCCTTGCAGAGCTGGACGGCGAAGACGCCGAGCCCGCCCGCGGCACCCCAGATCAGGACGTTGTGTCCGGCCTGGACGCGGCACTGGTCCATCAGCATCCGGTAGGCGGTGAAGTAGGTGAGGCCGTAGCTCGACGAGTCGACCCACGAGAGGTTGCGCGGCTTGGGCAGCAGCTGCTGGGCCTGGACCTTCGTGAACTGCGCGAACGAGCCCCATGTCGTCTCGTAGCCCCAGATCCGCTGGCTCGGCGCCGCGAGCGGGTCGAGCCCGTGGACCTCGACATCCTCGTAGGAGGCCTGGTTGCAATGGATGACGACCTCGTCGCCGGGCTTCCAGCGCGTGACGCCCTCGCCCACCTTCCAGACGATGCCCGAGGCATCCGAACCGCCGATGTGGTGCCCGTACTCGGGGTGATCGGCGTAGCCGAAGACCGAGACCGGCTTGCCGAGCGATGCCCAGACGTTGTTGAAGTTGACGCCCGCGGCCATGACGCGGACGATGACCTCGAAGGCGCCGGGCTCCGGGACCTCGATCTCCTCGACCTGGAAGGCGTCCTTCGGCTCGCCCTCGCGCTCCTGGCGGATCACCCAGGCGGCCATCGTCTCGGGTAGCTCACCCGGCTCTACGTCGAGCTTGGAGACATCGGCGATATCGACGGCCACAGGGGATCCTTTCCACGCGCCGGCGGACTCCATGCCCGCCTGAGGACGGGGGCACCATAACC from the Thermoleophilia bacterium SCSIO 60948 genome contains:
- the ccrA gene encoding crotonyl-CoA carboxylase/reductase encodes the protein MAVDIADVSKLDVEPGELPETMAAWVIRQEREGEPKDAFQVEEIEVPEPGAFEVIVRVMAAGVNFNNVWASLGKPVSVFGYADHPEYGHHIGGSDASGIVWKVGEGVTRWKPGDEVVIHCNQASYEDVEVHGLDPLAAPSQRIWGYETTWGSFAQFTKVQAQQLLPKPRNLSWVDSSSYGLTYFTAYRMLMDQCRVQAGHNVLIWGAAGGLGVFAVQLCKAAGANAIGVVSSDEKGELIKKLGAVDYINRNEFGEMMRSDANLPAVDPAADKARYKASREFLKRVRELLGDQPDIVFEHVGQATFPTSVYVCKPFGKVVICGATSGYNLDFDVRYLWMRQKQIIGSHFANAYECMRANQLMAEGKVRPVIWRAMDFDGVADAHQLMHENGHYGKIAIRVGAESDTDGQYEDGPGAIRAEVGA